A window of the Hordeum vulgare subsp. vulgare chromosome 5H, MorexV3_pseudomolecules_assembly, whole genome shotgun sequence genome harbors these coding sequences:
- the LOC123452102 gene encoding putative glucose-6-phosphate 1-epimerase, which produces MAASCTLTVPGPFAAASSTSARRHRRFGVVAMASAGQKVYATGVAVSEGNGGLPKISLKSPHGSEAEIYLFGACVTSWKVPSGKDLLFVRPDAVFNGQKPISGGIPHCFPQFGPGPMQQHGFARNVNWSITDSEVTEGDPTVTLELKDDSYSRAMWDFSFQALYKVALHSTSLSTTLTIINTDDKPFSFNSALHTYFSASIAGVSVKGLKGSKTLNKDPDPKNPLEGKEERDEVTFPGFVDCVYLGAPSELTLDNGLGDKIVISNTNWSDAVLWNPHLQMEACYKDFVCVENAKIETVQLGPKESWVAEQKIELV; this is translated from the exons ATGGCGGCTTCCTGCACGCTCACCGTCCCTGGCCccttcgccgccgcctcctccactTCAGCCCGTCGCCACAG GCGATTCGGGGTGGTTGCCATGGCCAGCGCGGGGCAGAAGGTGTACGCGACCGGCGTGGCCGTCTCCGAGGGCAACGGCGGCCTGCCCAAGATCAGCCTCAAATCCCCGCACGGGAG TGAGGCTGAGATTTATCTATTTGGAGCATGCGTTACGTCTTGGAAGGTTCCCAGTGGAAAGGACCTGCTCTTTGTCAGACCAGATGCTGTGTTCAACGGCCAGAAACCCATCAG CGGTGGAATTCCACATTGTTTCCCCCAGTTTGGCCCCGGCCCTATGCAGCAG CATGGATTTGCGAGGAATGTGAATTGGTCTATTACTGATTCAGAAGTCACAGAAGGAGATCCAACTGTAACTTTGGAACTAAAAGATGACTCGTACAGCCGTGCAATGTGGGATTTTAGTTTCCAAGCTTTATACAAG GTTGCCCTGCACTCTACAAGCCTGTCAACGACCCTGACAATAATAAATACAGACGACAAACCTTTCTCATTCAACTCAGCCCTCCACACTTATTTCAGT GCTTCCATTGCCGGTGTATCAGTGAAAGGTCTCAAAGGTAGCAAGACTCTCAATAAGGATCCTGACCCTAAGAATCCTCTGGAGGGCAAAGAAGAAAG GGACGAGGTGACCTTTCCAGGATTTGTGGACTGTGTTTACCTTGGCGCACCGAGTGAGCTTACCCTGGACAATGGATTGGGTGACAAAATTGTGATATCAAACACAAA CTGGTCAGATGCAGTGTTGTGGAATCCTCATTTGCAGATGGAGGCATGCTACAAAGATTTTGTTTGTGTTGAAAATGCAAAG ATTGAAACAGTACAGCTGGGTCCAAAAGAATCTTGGGTGGCAGAGCAGAAAATTGAACTTGTCTGA
- the LOC123397571 gene encoding uncharacterized protein LOC123397571 isoform X2: MGIPDKIQNSLKLHFGRFLKTDGVSGGSIKAQMSIEKVRVSCTTTAAAAAAASDVSLDRQLQAWRDNPSWTDQPPEIKVTVPQGSLCNLNLKFRAGLPPDAVYNIIIDPENKRVFKNIKEVVSRNVLLDEGSRQIVEVEQAAIWKFLWWSGILSVHVFVDQDRRNHTVKFKQGRSGFMKKFEGCWKIDPLFVDKEACLPLDPHTLEEYDSCTAGRGRVGSSITLDQLIEPAVLPPQPIAWYVRGITTRTTEMLVNDLIAETARLRGLGSNGDVNQYTEQNCDVNGDVLTEDCNDVKARWRQRRKAGRHGRSLRLTRQ, from the exons ATGGGGATCCCGGATAAGATTCAGAACTCTCTCAAG CTACATTTTGGGCGTTTCTTGAAGACCGATGGTGTTAGTGGCGGCAGTATCAAAGCACAAATGTCAATAGAGAAGGTGAGGGTATCATGTACCACcaccgctgctgctgctgctgctgcttcagaTGTTAGCTTGGACCGGCAGCTCCAGGCTTGGAGggacaatcctagttggactgatCAGCCTCCAGAAATCAAG GTGACTGTGCCACAAGGCTCTCTTTGCAATCTTAATCTAAAATTTAGGGCAGGATTGCCACCGGATGCAGTTTACAACATTATAATTGACCCGGAGAACAAAAGAGTATTCAAAAACATCAAG GAAGTGGTGTCAAGGAACGTGTTGCTTGATGAAGGATCAAGGCAGATAGTTGAAGTGGAACAGGCAGCGATATGGAAATTCCTCTGGTGGTCTGGCATCTTGTCAGTCCATGTTTTTGTTGACCAGGACAGAAGAAATCACACC GTGAAGTTCAAACAAGGGCGAAGTGGTTTTATGAAGAAGTTTGAGGGTTGCTGGAAAATTGATCCCCTGTTTGTTGACAAGGAAGCATGCCTTCCTCTTGATCCACATACGCTGGAAGAATATGATTCTTGTACTGCCGGCAGAGGAAGAGTTGGATCTTCCATTACCTTGGATCAGCTCATAGAGCCTGCTGTGTTACCCCCACAGCCCATCGCATGGTATGTGAGAGGGATTACCACAAGGACGACCGAGATGCTGGTAAATGACCTAATAGCGGAAACTGCTCGGCTGCGAGGCCTGGGAAGCAATGGGGATGTCAACCAGTATACTGAACAAAATTGTGATGTTAATGGAGACGTTTTAACAGAAGATTGTAATGATGTTAAGGCAAGATGGCGACAGAGAAGAAAAGCTGGACGACATGGAAGATCCCTTAGATTGACAAGACAATAG
- the LOC123397571 gene encoding uncharacterized protein LOC123397571 isoform X1, with the protein MGSSNQEPGVSLRADGWLQKPIDSLMGIPDKIQNSLKLHFGRFLKTDGVSGGSIKAQMSIEKVRVSCTTTAAAAAAASDVSLDRQLQAWRDNPSWTDQPPEIKVTVPQGSLCNLNLKFRAGLPPDAVYNIIIDPENKRVFKNIKEVVSRNVLLDEGSRQIVEVEQAAIWKFLWWSGILSVHVFVDQDRRNHTVKFKQGRSGFMKKFEGCWKIDPLFVDKEACLPLDPHTLEEYDSCTAGRGRVGSSITLDQLIEPAVLPPQPIAWYVRGITTRTTEMLVNDLIAETARLRGLGSNGDVNQYTEQNCDVNGDVLTEDCNDVKARWRQRRKAGRHGRSLRLTRQ; encoded by the exons ATGGGAAGCAGTAATCAAGAACCGGGGGTAAGCCTCCGGGCGGATGGCTGGCTACAGAAGCCTATCGATAGCCTCATGGGGATCCCGGATAAGATTCAGAACTCTCTCAAG CTACATTTTGGGCGTTTCTTGAAGACCGATGGTGTTAGTGGCGGCAGTATCAAAGCACAAATGTCAATAGAGAAGGTGAGGGTATCATGTACCACcaccgctgctgctgctgctgctgcttcagaTGTTAGCTTGGACCGGCAGCTCCAGGCTTGGAGggacaatcctagttggactgatCAGCCTCCAGAAATCAAG GTGACTGTGCCACAAGGCTCTCTTTGCAATCTTAATCTAAAATTTAGGGCAGGATTGCCACCGGATGCAGTTTACAACATTATAATTGACCCGGAGAACAAAAGAGTATTCAAAAACATCAAG GAAGTGGTGTCAAGGAACGTGTTGCTTGATGAAGGATCAAGGCAGATAGTTGAAGTGGAACAGGCAGCGATATGGAAATTCCTCTGGTGGTCTGGCATCTTGTCAGTCCATGTTTTTGTTGACCAGGACAGAAGAAATCACACC GTGAAGTTCAAACAAGGGCGAAGTGGTTTTATGAAGAAGTTTGAGGGTTGCTGGAAAATTGATCCCCTGTTTGTTGACAAGGAAGCATGCCTTCCTCTTGATCCACATACGCTGGAAGAATATGATTCTTGTACTGCCGGCAGAGGAAGAGTTGGATCTTCCATTACCTTGGATCAGCTCATAGAGCCTGCTGTGTTACCCCCACAGCCCATCGCATGGTATGTGAGAGGGATTACCACAAGGACGACCGAGATGCTGGTAAATGACCTAATAGCGGAAACTGCTCGGCTGCGAGGCCTGGGAAGCAATGGGGATGTCAACCAGTATACTGAACAAAATTGTGATGTTAATGGAGACGTTTTAACAGAAGATTGTAATGATGTTAAGGCAAGATGGCGACAGAGAAGAAAAGCTGGACGACATGGAAGATCCCTTAGATTGACAAGACAATAG